In Chloroflexota bacterium, the following are encoded in one genomic region:
- a CDS encoding pantoate--beta-alanine ligase, which translates to MQVVTTLEELWAARKQLPEPVGFVPTMGYLHDGHLSLVRCAKRDNASVAVSIFVNPTQFGPNEDLESYPRDLARDLALLEAEGVDLVWTPTAEVMYPPGFQTWVEVEKITQLLEGARRPGHFRGVTTVVAKLFNGVQPQRAYFGQKDAQQARVIQQMVRDLNFPIEIVVCPIRREPDGLAMSSRNTYLNPEERQAATVLYRALTAAKTAFEQGERDADTLRKIMEDTIRAEPLARLQYVSCADPDTLEELHGRVEKALLSMAVFVGKTRLIDNMLIGTGKETF; encoded by the coding sequence ATGCAAGTCGTCACCACCCTCGAAGAACTATGGGCAGCCCGCAAGCAACTGCCCGAGCCCGTAGGCTTCGTGCCCACCATGGGCTACCTGCACGACGGCCACCTCTCGTTAGTGCGCTGCGCCAAGCGCGACAACGCGAGCGTGGCCGTGAGCATCTTCGTCAACCCCACCCAGTTCGGCCCCAACGAAGACCTGGAAAGTTACCCCCGCGACCTGGCGCGCGACCTGGCGCTGCTGGAAGCCGAGGGCGTGGACCTGGTGTGGACGCCCACCGCCGAGGTGATGTACCCGCCCGGCTTCCAAACCTGGGTTGAGGTGGAAAAAATCACCCAACTGCTGGAAGGCGCCCGCCGCCCCGGCCATTTCCGCGGCGTGACCACCGTGGTGGCCAAACTTTTCAACGGCGTGCAGCCCCAGCGCGCCTACTTCGGCCAGAAAGACGCCCAGCAAGCGCGCGTCATCCAGCAAATGGTGCGCGACCTGAACTTCCCCATTGAAATCGTGGTCTGCCCCATCCGCCGCGAGCCGGACGGCCTGGCCATGTCCAGCCGCAACACCTACCTCAACCCCGAAGAGCGCCAGGCCGCGACCGTGCTTTACCGCGCCCTCACAGCGGCGAAAACGGCCTTCGAGCAGGGCGAGCGCGACGCCGACACCCTGCGCAAAATCATGGAAGACACCATCCGCGCCGAACCGCTGGCGCGGCTGCAATATGTTTCCTGCGCCGACCCCGACACCCTGGAAGAACTGCACGGCAGGGTAGAGAAAGCCCTGCTTTCCATGGCCGTCTTCGTGGGCAAAACCCGCCTGATCGACAACATGCTCATCGGCACGGGAAAAGAGACTTTCTAA
- a CDS encoding class I SAM-dependent methyltransferase produces the protein MPLPAEDHAYFLELQTRTGWGRTLARFVGWCLPERPARVLDVGTGPALAPALAAQRGHWAVGIDSDPEMLMQRLHPLVALAHAEALPFPAGAFDLTLASNLLYLLSDPLPALQEMERVTAPGGHVAVLNPSEHMSVAAAQALAAARGLEGLARETLLNLAARAEANFRWDAAALEALFARAGLRLTATRTAMRPGLLRWALGEVVSPRIA, from the coding sequence ATGCCCCTCCCCGCCGAAGACCACGCCTACTTTCTGGAACTCCAGACCCGCACCGGGTGGGGACGCACGTTGGCGCGCTTCGTCGGCTGGTGCCTTCCAGAACGACCCGCCCGCGTGCTGGATGTGGGCACCGGCCCGGCGCTTGCCCCGGCCCTGGCCGCCCAGCGCGGCCACTGGGCCGTCGGCATTGACAGCGACCCCGAGATGCTCATGCAAAGGCTGCACCCGCTGGTGGCGCTGGCCCACGCCGAGGCTTTACCCTTCCCCGCGGGGGCTTTCGACCTCACCCTGGCCTCCAACCTGCTCTATCTGCTGTCCGACCCCCTGCCCGCCCTGCAGGAAATGGAGCGCGTCACCGCTCCCGGCGGCCACGTCGCCGTGCTCAACCCCTCCGAGCACATGAGCGTGGCCGCCGCGCAGGCCCTGGCCGCCGCCCGCGGCCTTGAAGGGTTGGCACGCGAAACCCTGCTCAACCTCGCCGCCCGCGCCGAAGCCAACTTCCGCTGGGACGCCGCCGCCCTGGAAGCCCTCTTCGCCCGGGCTGGCCTGCGCCTCACCGCCACCCGCACCGCCATGCGCCCCGGTTTGCTGCGCTGGGCGTTGGGCGAAGTCGTATCACCCCGCATCGCCTGA
- a CDS encoding YbaB/EbfC family nucleoid-associated protein: MAMLQQMQQQLMEAQQKLAEETVTGTAGGGAVSVVLTGANKCVSVTIDPDLLADGDAEMLQDLLVSAFNNALEAAQKLSEERLGGITQALGGLGLPF; this comes from the coding sequence ATGGCGATGCTGCAACAAATGCAGCAACAGTTGATGGAAGCCCAGCAAAAACTGGCCGAAGAAACCGTCACCGGCACGGCAGGCGGCGGCGCGGTTTCGGTAGTGCTCACCGGCGCCAACAAATGCGTCAGCGTCACCATTGACCCCGACCTGCTGGCCGACGGCGATGCAGAAATGCTGCAAGACCTGCTGGTGAGCGCCTTCAACAACGCCCTGGAAGCCGCCCAAAAACTGAGCGAAGAACGCCTCGGCGGCATCACCCAGGCCCTCGGCGGCCTCGGCCTGCCGTTCTAA
- a CDS encoding type III pantothenate kinase: MLLTIDIGNTNITLGIYRGQEAGPRWRLATDHKRMPDEYGLQFTGLLEHAGIRRDQLTGICMASVVPPLTGRVTEACRRYLGHEPLVVEAGVRTGVRIRYEDPRAVGADRIVDAAAVRTLYGGPACVVDFGTATTFDAISAEGDYLGGAIAPGIGIASEALFMRAAKLPRVELKRPPSAIGRNTVHAMQSGLLFGYVGLVEGIVARFRHELGPEMKVIATGGLAEIIAQETDIIDIINPWLTLDGLAIIWALNRPTPKP; this comes from the coding sequence ATGCTCCTCACGATTGACATCGGCAACACCAACATTACCTTAGGCATCTACCGCGGGCAGGAAGCCGGCCCCCGCTGGCGCTTAGCCACCGACCACAAGCGGATGCCCGACGAATACGGCCTGCAATTCACGGGGTTGTTGGAACACGCCGGCATTCGTCGCGACCAGCTCACCGGCATCTGCATGGCCTCGGTCGTACCGCCGCTCACCGGGCGCGTCACCGAAGCCTGCCGCCGCTACCTCGGCCATGAGCCGCTGGTGGTGGAAGCCGGCGTCCGCACCGGCGTCCGCATTCGCTACGAAGACCCGCGCGCCGTGGGCGCCGACCGCATCGTGGACGCCGCCGCCGTCCGCACCCTCTACGGCGGCCCGGCCTGCGTGGTCGATTTCGGCACCGCGACCACCTTCGACGCCATTTCGGCCGAAGGCGACTACCTCGGCGGGGCCATTGCCCCCGGCATCGGCATCGCCTCAGAAGCCCTGTTCATGCGCGCCGCCAAACTGCCGCGGGTGGAACTCAAACGCCCCCCCAGCGCCATCGGGCGCAACACCGTCCACGCGATGCAATCGGGCCTGCTGTTTGGCTATGTCGGCCTGGTGGAAGGCATCGTGGCGCGCTTCCGCCACGAACTCGGCCCTGAAATGAAAGTCATTGCCACCGGCGGCCTGGCCGAAATCATCGCTCAGGAAACCGACATCATCGACATCATCAACCCCTGGCTGACCCTGGACGGCCTGGCCATCATCTGGGCGCTCAACCGCCCGACACCGAAGCCCTGA
- a CDS encoding guanylate kinase, translated as MTSFAPPPSSPLLIVISGPSGVGKDTVIQRMKERQLPIHFVVTATTRPPRPDERHGVDYFFISREEFARMIEEDELLEYAIVYGDYKGIPKQQVREALASGKDVIMRIDVQGAATIRRLVPDAVLIFLTTASEEELVERLKRRKTESAEDLSLRIATARQELKRMTEFDYVVVNHEHALEETVDTIIAIIEAEHHHIPPRKVNL; from the coding sequence ATGACCTCTTTTGCCCCTCCGCCTTCCTCACCGTTGCTGATTGTGATTTCCGGCCCTTCCGGCGTCGGGAAAGACACCGTCATCCAGCGGATGAAGGAACGCCAGTTGCCCATCCACTTCGTAGTGACGGCCACGACCCGCCCGCCGCGCCCCGACGAGCGCCACGGCGTGGACTACTTCTTCATCTCCCGCGAAGAATTTGCCCGCATGATTGAAGAAGACGAACTGCTGGAATACGCCATCGTGTATGGCGACTACAAGGGCATTCCCAAACAGCAGGTGCGCGAAGCGCTGGCCAGCGGAAAGGACGTCATCATGCGTATCGACGTTCAAGGCGCAGCCACCATCCGCCGCCTGGTGCCCGATGCCGTGCTGATTTTTCTCACCACAGCCAGCGAAGAGGAACTGGTCGAGCGGCTGAAACGCCGCAAAACGGAATCGGCAGAAGACCTCAGCCTGCGCATCGCCACCGCCCGGCAAGAACTCAAACGCATGACAGAATTCGATTATGTGGTCGTCAACCACGAGCACGCGTTAGAAGAAACCGTCGATACCATCATCGCCATCATCGAAGCCGAACATCACCACATTCCTCCGCGAAAGGTCAACTTATGA
- a CDS encoding zinc ribbon domain-containing protein — MPAYTYRCRACGARFTVRMSYQDYGRQAVECPRCGGAAVQRVLSRVRVLRSEEAMLESLADPARLSALEDDPRALGKAMREMSAVLGEDLGPEFDEVVARLEKGQSPEEIEPVLPVEEGGRGGEAPAPAKEGASGDAG, encoded by the coding sequence ATGCCTGCTTACACGTATCGTTGCCGTGCGTGCGGGGCTCGTTTTACGGTGCGGATGTCGTATCAGGATTACGGCAGGCAAGCGGTGGAATGCCCCCGTTGTGGCGGCGCAGCGGTGCAGCGGGTGCTTTCCCGCGTGCGCGTGTTGCGGTCGGAAGAAGCCATGCTGGAATCCCTGGCCGACCCTGCGCGCCTGAGCGCGCTGGAAGACGACCCCCGCGCCTTGGGCAAGGCGATGCGAGAGATGAGCGCCGTGCTGGGGGAAGACCTGGGCCCGGAATTTGACGAAGTGGTCGCCCGGTTGGAAAAAGGCCAAAGCCCGGAAGAAATTGAGCCCGTTTTGCCCGTGGAAGAAGGCGGGCGTGGAGGAGAAGCCCCGGCGCCGGCAAAAGAAGGGGCATCAGGCGATGCGGGGTGA
- the dnaX gene encoding DNA polymerase III subunit gamma/tau: MTQALYRKWRPRTWDDVVGQQHVIQTLRNAVAAERVAHAYLFAGPRGTGKTTTARLLAKAVNCLEPDPAQRPCDHCNHCEAINAGRFMDLIEIDAASNTSVDDIRELRDKIAFAPSQGRYKVYIIDEVHMLSTAAFNALLKTLEEPPAHAIFVLATTEIHKIPATVLSRCQRYEFRRIPVAEMTAYLQRIVEGEGLEAEPQALQWLARQATGSLRDAISLLDQMASTGKPITVRLAREVLGTAEDQTVVSLVEALLAQESARGLSIIHTALDSGADPRQLARQVVAYLRQLLLTKTGNADLLDLPPESRPTLAQQAQALALPDLLRAIRAFTHAAAEARADWHPGLPLEIAFLETLTPQEASAAPPSTPRAARNTASPAGNSSPPPAAPPSRQSAAAPQTPALALALETVAQRWEAILAAVDDGLRALLKQQAAAPVAVSHNTITIGLRGEPGTRGLLLQPARQEALRRACEQVLGFPVAVVLKTMPGKGEIDPEVLAEHPLARVAVELGGKIVQTQPRKTGGTSHGEIPPL, translated from the coding sequence ATGACGCAAGCCCTTTACCGCAAATGGCGTCCCCGCACATGGGATGACGTCGTCGGCCAGCAGCACGTCATCCAGACGCTGCGGAATGCCGTCGCCGCCGAGCGGGTGGCGCACGCTTACCTGTTCGCCGGGCCGCGCGGCACCGGCAAGACCACCACCGCCCGCTTGCTTGCCAAAGCCGTCAACTGCCTGGAACCCGACCCCGCCCAGCGCCCCTGCGACCATTGCAACCACTGTGAAGCCATCAACGCCGGGCGCTTCATGGACCTGATTGAAATCGACGCTGCCTCCAACACCAGCGTGGACGACATCCGCGAACTGCGCGACAAAATCGCCTTCGCCCCCAGCCAGGGGCGCTACAAGGTCTACATCATCGACGAAGTGCACATGCTTTCTACCGCGGCCTTCAACGCGCTGCTCAAAACCCTGGAAGAGCCGCCCGCCCACGCAATCTTCGTGCTCGCCACCACCGAAATCCACAAAATTCCGGCCACGGTGCTTTCCCGCTGCCAGCGTTACGAGTTTCGGCGCATCCCCGTAGCCGAGATGACGGCCTATTTGCAGCGCATCGTGGAAGGCGAAGGGCTGGAAGCCGAACCGCAGGCGCTGCAATGGCTGGCGCGGCAGGCCACCGGCAGCCTGCGCGACGCCATCTCGCTGCTCGACCAGATGGCCTCGACCGGCAAGCCCATCACGGTGAGGCTGGCGCGCGAGGTGCTGGGCACCGCCGAAGACCAGACGGTGGTCTCGCTGGTAGAAGCCCTCCTCGCTCAGGAAAGCGCCCGCGGCCTAAGCATCATCCACACCGCGCTCGACAGCGGCGCCGACCCGCGCCAACTGGCCCGGCAGGTAGTGGCCTACCTGCGGCAACTGCTACTCACCAAAACCGGCAACGCCGACCTGCTGGACCTGCCCCCTGAAAGCCGCCCCACATTGGCCCAACAGGCCCAGGCGCTGGCGCTGCCCGACCTGCTGCGGGCCATCCGCGCCTTCACCCACGCGGCGGCAGAAGCCCGCGCCGACTGGCACCCCGGCCTGCCGCTGGAAATCGCCTTCCTGGAAACCCTCACCCCCCAGGAAGCCTCTGCCGCGCCGCCATCCACGCCGCGCGCTGCCAGAAACACCGCCTCCCCCGCGGGAAATTCTTCCCCGCCGCCAGCAGCGCCCCCTTCCCGGCAGAGCGCCGCGGCCCCACAAACCCCTGCCCTGGCCCTGGCCCTGGAAACCGTCGCCCAGCGGTGGGAAGCCATCCTCGCCGCGGTGGATGACGGCCTGCGGGCGCTGCTCAAACAACAGGCCGCCGCCCCGGTGGCGGTCTCCCACAACACCATCACCATCGGCCTGCGGGGCGAACCCGGCACCCGCGGCCTGCTGCTGCAACCCGCTCGCCAGGAAGCCCTGCGTCGCGCGTGCGAGCAGGTGCTGGGCTTTCCCGTCGCGGTGGTGCTCAAAACCATGCCCGGCAAAGGCGAAATCGACCCCGAAGTGCTGGCCGAGCACCCCCTCGCGCGGGTTGCGGTAGAATTGGGCGGCAAAATCGTGCAAACCCAGCCCCGAAAAACAGGAGGAACCTCGCATGGCGAAATACCGCCCCTCTAA
- the recR gene encoding recombination protein RecR: MPLPDPIQRAIDAFAALPGIGPKSASRLTFYLLREPAADLRHTLAEAILGLDEVRYCRQCFNFTTADAERCPICSDPQRDQSLICVVEEPLDVVAIERTAAYHGLYHVLHGALSPIEGIGPEDLKIRELLARVRAGEVEEVIIATNPSMEGDATAMYLHRVLAPSGVKITRLARGLPVGGDVEYADQNTLRGALAERREMR, encoded by the coding sequence ATGCCCCTCCCCGACCCCATCCAACGCGCCATCGACGCCTTCGCGGCCCTGCCCGGCATCGGCCCCAAAAGCGCCTCGCGGCTCACCTTCTACCTGCTGCGCGAGCCTGCGGCCGACCTGCGGCACACCTTAGCCGAAGCCATCCTTGGCCTGGACGAGGTGCGCTATTGCCGCCAGTGCTTCAACTTCACCACCGCCGACGCCGAACGATGCCCGATTTGCAGCGACCCGCAACGCGACCAGAGCCTGATTTGCGTAGTGGAAGAGCCGCTGGATGTCGTCGCCATTGAGCGCACGGCTGCCTACCACGGCCTCTACCACGTGCTGCACGGCGCGCTTTCCCCCATCGAGGGCATCGGGCCGGAAGACCTGAAAATCCGCGAATTGTTGGCGCGGGTGCGCGCGGGCGAGGTCGAGGAAGTCATCATCGCCACCAACCCCAGCATGGAAGGCGACGCCACGGCCATGTACCTCCATCGGGTGCTGGCGCCGTCAGGGGTGAAAATCACCCGCCTGGCGCGCGGGCTTCCCGTGGGCGGCGATGTGGAATACGCCGACCAGAACACCCTGCGCGGCGCGCTGGCCGAGCGGCGGGAAATGCGCTGA